TATCACGTTCATCGAAGCAATCGGATTTCCGTTTCCCGCGGAAACTACGCTGACTCTGTCGGGTATTGAGTGGACGGAAGGCGTTTTTCGACTCGTACCGCTATGGGCGGCGGGAGCGCTCGGAAACATCGTGGGCTCCACAGTGGCTTATAGTATTGGCCGCTTTCTCGGACGTCCGATTGTGCTGTACTTGGGTAAGTACATTGGGATTACGGCTGCCCGTCTAGACAAGGCGAATGAACAGTTTCAGCGCTACGAGTACGCGGTGCTCGTCATTGCGAAGTTCATCGCCGGCATTCGCATTTTGGTGCCGTATTTGGCCGGTATCAATCGGATGAGGTTTTGGATTTTCTGGCCAGTGAACACGTTGTCTGCCATTGCTTGGTCGGGGGCCTTCATTATCGCCGGGCATTACATTGGCGCACTGGTCAGCAAGTTGTGGCCATTTTTACACCGCTACTTAATCCCCGTTATCATCGTCGTCTGTCTGATTGTCGCGGCCATCGTCTACTTGAAAGTCCGCAGCCATCGTCGGGAAAAAGCGCAGGCGCAGCCACAGGAGATAGCGAAAGAGGCAGGAGAAGGTGCGCTAGAAGAATCGAGTGCGCCATCGACGACAGTGGACGAGGCAGATTCGCGAGAGGATGACCCGTCGCCCCGGCCGTAGTTCGTGGGCGATAAAAGTGTTCGTCTCGATTGCAACGACAGTTTTATAGGTACCGAAACAGCGGTCTATCCGTCTAGGACAATCCCTTCAAGGCATATCAAGTTGCTGAGGGGGCGATTGTGACGGATAGACCGATTTTTGTTCGTATCGAGTCGGATGGCGGTGACATCTATCGGCAGCAGGAACTCACGTCGACATTGGCCGTGCTCTACAGACAACTGGTCGTGTTTGCCGAACAGTTGTCTGACGGGCGCGCTGACGACGAAGGGAGGGACACCACGTGCGGTTGCTGAAGGCCGCCGTGTATATCCGGGTGTCGACAGGGGCGCAGGCGACGGATGGCCATAGTCTCGACGTGCAGTTGGAGCAGTGCATGGAACAGGCGAAACGGCTGGGCATTGCAGCGGAGGATGTCGAGGTGTACCGCGAGGCGGGTGCTTCGGGTGAAGATATGGATAGGCCAGCGCTTACACGTCTGCTTGACGCCGCCGCAGAAGGGCGGCTGAGCCACGTCATCGTAAAGCATCCTGACCGTCTGTCGCGCAACATGGCCGACAAAGCTATCATCGTCCGCCTTTTGAAGCAACATCAGGTCGATATTGTGTTTGTCGATGTACCGAACTGGGATCAGTCGGATGAAGCGCATTTGTTATTTAACATCATCAGTAGTATTGCGGAGTACGAGTTGCGGCAAATTCGTCGACGGACGTTGTCGGGTAAGCTTCGGGCGGCTCGTGAGGGGCAAATTATGCCGATGGGGATCGACCCATATGGATATCGTTACGAATCTGGGAAATTGGTCATTGACGAAGCGGAAGCGGCGTATGTCCGGCAAATCTTTGCGTGGTATGTCGATGAACGGCTCAGCATGCGCCAAATCGCCCGGCGATTGGACGAATGCGGCGCACCGACAAAGACGCGTAAGGCGCTGTCGTGGAGTCATGCCACGGTGGCGCACATTTTGCGCAATGAGATGTATGTCGGGCGGTACACATATAATCGACGTCGAACGAAGAAGGAGCGGGGTGCCGCCGCGCGCGGTCGCCAGCGCGTCCGACGCGTGATTGGTTGGCATCCAAAAACCGACTGGATTCTTTACCCAGTGCCGCGTATCGTCGACGATGCGACATTCGAGCGGGCGCGTCAGCGCAGACAGGCGGCGCATCGCCAAGGGTCCAGTCGCAATACGTACCAACATTTGCTTCAGGGGAAGTTGCGGTGTCGTTTATGTCACCGAATGTGGCATGTTGCGGCATCTCGAAACAAGAGGGATGGGGACCTTCGGTACTATCGGCGCCCGGCGGAGAAACCCGGTGAAGCGCGACAGTGTTCGCATCGGTGTCGGGCGATTCGCGCGATGGCGATTGAGCGGGCTGTGTTTGGCGAGTTGGTAAAACGGCTTTTGGCATCACAGATGTGGAAAGCAGTCGCTTTAGACGATACGGGTCTACATGCGCGAAGGATACTGGATGACATACAGTTGTCGCGAACGCAATACGAGCAACTAGTTCAGCGGCTTCAGCGGCTTCAGAATTTGTATGTGACTGGGGACTTGTCGCAAGTTGAATATGAACGCCTCGCCGAGCAAGTGCGGCAACAGCAAGCACGTGCGGCGGCGCGCACAGCGCACTTACAGTCGGTCCTCCAGCAAACGGAATCGGCGCGCCAGCGGTCGATAGATCAGGTGATGCAGATGTTCTTAACGGGGGATGAGCGGATTCCGTTTGACATCCGCCGCCAGATGGTCTGTAGCTTTGTGGACGAATGCCTCATTGACGCCTCTGGCGATGCGGTCGATGTGGTCATTTCTGGCCCAATGGTTCAATTGACACTGGCCCAACCGATGTCGTGACAGTGTAGCGAATACGTTGGCGACGTGTGCAACCAGGCGCAGGTTGTGCTCGACAAGTAAATCGTGTGCGGCTTTGTCCTGGTACTTGCGCCAGCGTTCAAAGCACGCCTGTTCTTCTTCTTTATCCAGTGGCTGTGGAAACGACTGATTGACAAACCCGGTGACAAGGACCATGTCCCGCATCATCGCGGCGGCAAGGGCAAGTGACAGCAATCCGCGTTCACCTCCGACTAACTCACTAAACACGGTGCCCTAGCCTATGTTACAGGCCGAATTTTGGTGCAATTATCCCATAGAGCCCGCGTGCAATGACTTGGTGTCCCGCATTGTTTGGGTGAATGGGCAGTACACCGTGCCGTTCGATATCGCGCAATGTGCCAGTGCGGTATCCGGCAATCAGTTCCTTTTGTCGACCAGCAAACCAACTGGCGGTTGGAACACAGACGCAGCCCGTGCTATCGGTCACTTCTTTTGTGACCGCATTGAGCGCTGCGATGCCGTCGACTGCGAGTGGGCTGTTGGGAAATGGGTTGTACTGCGTACACAAGTAAATCGGTGTGTGGGTCGACGTTTGGATGTAGCGAACGAGGCCCCTCAACTGGTAGCCGTAGCGTTTTAACGCAGATGTCACCACCTGCATCGGATGCGGGGATCCATTTGCTGCGGCGAGTGCAGCATAGGCCAAATCGTCGCCGCCGACCCAGATGATAATTGCGCGCTCTTTCGCAAACGCCATTCGACCCAGCGCGTGTGCGGCGGCGTTGAGTGCGCCGCTGGTCCAGCCAGGCTCTGCCACGACGAGGCCCGAAGCCGACTTGATGCCACGCGTGTGTCGGAGCATCTGAGTTAATACGCATGGGTAGCTCAAGCAATGGCGGGTTGCCCCTTCGCCAAACGTGATGGAATCGCCCATTGCCAGGAAGTGCATGCCCATCGCCTCCTTCTGTGGCGCCTACATGCATTGCGTGCTCACTTGCATAGAGTGATATTGCGCGCGTCATCAGCCTCTGTATTGAATGCACGTTCGCTCTTTGTTGAGCGGGTGCTTGCCCACAGAAAACACAGGGGGAGTGTGGAAGTCCATGACTGTAAGTCCAAGCCATGTGTATCTTTATGCGGCGACGCCGACGGACCTACTCAAGGCACAGGCGGCAGCGAACGTCTGCGGCGTTCCGAGAGCCAATTGTACGGGGAATTTTCAGAATGCGTGGCGGTTAGTCGCCGCCGAGGGCAATATTGTCGTGGCAGTGGGAGGGGCTGCAGTCTACTCCTTATATTACAATCCGTGTGGCTGGGCGAATCCCAGTGGACAACCAGGCGGTCATACGCCATTTGAAATGTACGCGCTAGGCCAAGGCGTGGCGAGTGCAAAAGCGAATTATTTCGCCAACGCGGGGGGCGTGACATCCCTCGACAGTCTGACACTGGCCGTCATGCTGACCTACTACGCGATTCATGGGGTGTTTCCGCGCGGCTACGGTGCGCTGCCCACACAGGAAACGCCACAGCAGGTGTGCGTGTCGAATGCGCAGCCGAACGTCACGTCGACGGATCCAACGCCATCCACGCAGCCTGCGCCTACAACTTCGTCGCCCTCTGTCGGCGTATACGCGTCGATTTCCACGACGTCTGACGTTCAAAAGGCCATTTCTCAAGGCTGGCCAGGGATTGCCGTCACGACAGCGCTCGGGGCGCAAACGAGTCCGTTTACAGCGACATTGTCCGCTAAGCCTGACGCAAAGGTCGCGCAAGTGCTGGAGTCCAGTGGTGCGAAGTTGTGGTGGTTGTCGTTTTGGACGGTCAGTTGGCCGACGAGTGGAACGACCTTTTATCAAGCAGGGTTTGACGCTGGATCATACGCTGGGACGCAAATTCAAGCATATCCTGGAACAAGGCGTCCGAACTACGTCATTCTCGATCCCGAAGGTTACAATACACCTGCCCAAACAGCGCAACAGTTTCAGGACTTTATCCGCGGTTGGGATGCAGGCTTAAAGTCTATCAACACATCGTTCCAACCTGCGTTTTATTGCAACCAATCGCAATACACGACATTTCAGTTGTCCGCTCTGAGCCTACCTGCATTTGTGGCGATTGCGCCCATTACGGGAAATCGGCCGCAAGTGACTGGCGGTAACATCAAAGGTTATATCGCATATTACGCGACGTGTCCTGTCAACGATGAGATAACGCAGGTCAAAGGGTGGGGGGCACTTTACAACACGGTGCAGTTTCGCGATAGTGGAATAGATTGTGGTCCTACCGCTTGATACTGCAAAAACCATTTGGTAGTGTGCAGACATGAGTCAGTCAGGCGCGGGGGTTGATGGCAATCAAGTCCCGCGCCTATGTGAGCAACCGCGACAGAGGATTGCTTGCTCATGCACGTATGCATCTCTGGTAGATTGTTCGGGCAGGATGACAACGACGCTTGTGGACGACAGTACATCATTGTATAAAGGATGTACAATGGCTCCCATCTGAAGTGCGGGGCGATTGATGAGGAGGAACACGATTGACAACACACATTCACCCACATCATGTGGACGCAGAATTCGAAGATACATCAATTCAACCGGCACGAACAATGGACTTGGCCAAGATTGAAGAAGCTGTGCGCATGATTTTGACGGCGGTGGGCGAAGACCCAGATCGCGAAGGGTTGTTGGATACCCCTGCGCGTGTCGCACGTATGTACGAAGAGATTTTTGCGGGGTTGCATCGGGATCCAAAGCAGGAGTTGAGCGCTCGTTTTCACGTCGAGCACGGAGAAATGGTGTTCGTTCGCGACATCCCGTTCTACTCGATGTGTGAACATCATTTGCTACCTTTCTTTGGGACAGCCCATGTGGCCTATCTTCCGAGCGACAATGTGGTAACAGGCTTGTCGAAGTTGGCCCGCTTGGTGGACACGGTGGCAAAGCGGCCCCAAGTGCAGGAGCGGATGACCAACGACAT
Above is a genomic segment from Alicyclobacillus acidoterrestris containing:
- a CDS encoding DedA family protein gives rise to the protein MIQHWIHHFGYFGVFLITFIEAIGFPFPAETTLTLSGIEWTEGVFRLVPLWAAGALGNIVGSTVAYSIGRFLGRPIVLYLGKYIGITAARLDKANEQFQRYEYAVLVIAKFIAGIRILVPYLAGINRMRFWIFWPVNTLSAIAWSGAFIIAGHYIGALVSKLWPFLHRYLIPVIIVVCLIVAAIVYLKVRSHRREKAQAQPQEIAKEAGEGALEESSAPSTTVDEADSREDDPSPRP
- a CDS encoding recombinase family protein, with the translated sequence MRLLKAAVYIRVSTGAQATDGHSLDVQLEQCMEQAKRLGIAAEDVEVYREAGASGEDMDRPALTRLLDAAAEGRLSHVIVKHPDRLSRNMADKAIIVRLLKQHQVDIVFVDVPNWDQSDEAHLLFNIISSIAEYELRQIRRRTLSGKLRAAREGQIMPMGIDPYGYRYESGKLVIDEAEAAYVRQIFAWYVDERLSMRQIARRLDECGAPTKTRKALSWSHATVAHILRNEMYVGRYTYNRRRTKKERGAAARGRQRVRRVIGWHPKTDWILYPVPRIVDDATFERARQRRQAAHRQGSSRNTYQHLLQGKLRCRLCHRMWHVAASRNKRDGDLRYYRRPAEKPGEARQCSHRCRAIRAMAIERAVFGELVKRLLASQMWKAVALDDTGLHARRILDDIQLSRTQYEQLVQRLQRLQNLYVTGDLSQVEYERLAEQVRQQQARAAARTAHLQSVLQQTESARQRSIDQVMQMFLTGDERIPFDIRRQMVCSFVDECLIDASGDAVDVVISGPMVQLTLAQPMS
- a CDS encoding SGNH/GDSL hydrolase family protein, whose translation is MHFLAMGDSITFGEGATRHCLSYPCVLTQMLRHTRGIKSASGLVVAEPGWTSGALNAAAHALGRMAFAKERAIIIWVGGDDLAYAALAAANGSPHPMQVVTSALKRYGYQLRGLVRYIQTSTHTPIYLCTQYNPFPNSPLAVDGIAALNAVTKEVTDSTGCVCVPTASWFAGRQKELIAGYRTGTLRDIERHGVLPIHPNNAGHQVIARGLYGIIAPKFGL
- the folE gene encoding GTP cyclohydrolase I FolE; translated protein: MDLAKIEEAVRMILTAVGEDPDREGLLDTPARVARMYEEIFAGLHRDPKQELSARFHVEHGEMVFVRDIPFYSMCEHHLLPFFGTAHVAYLPSDNVVTGLSKLARLVDTVAKRPQVQERMTNDIADVLFTELNAEGVMVVVDAEHLCMNMRGIKKPGSKTMTLAVRGRYESDLRMREEVLQLVRYR